GGGGCCGAGTCCCGTCTCACCGCTGCCCAGCTTGTCGTAGCGCAGCGAGGCGATGCCGTTCTTGGCGAAGGTGTCGGCGAGGCTTCGCAGCGTGCCGATGTCGCCCGGCAGACCTGGGCTGTTTCCCTCGCGGTCGGTCGGCCCGCTGCCCGCGACGAGCAGGACGGCGGGCACCGGCTTCCTGGTGTGCGCGGGAAGCCGAAGGCTGCCATGCAGCTCCAACCCGTCGGGTGCGGTGAAGGTGACGTCGCGATCGGTGCCCGTCCAACTCGTGACGGTGGGCGGCTCCTGTTCGGCATACGCCGCGGCCGAGCCGGCCACGGCGATGGAGGCCGCCGCCAGCACTCCGATCAGGGCGGACATGGGCCGTCGCCCGACGGCGGTCGTGTCGTCAGCGGCAGTGTGGTCAGAACCTTCTCGACGGGTACGCATCATCGGTTCCTCCCTCTCTGGCTCGTCGTGGCGGCGAAGCTGGGCAACGCCGATTCCCGCCCGAGGAATCCTTCCGCGCTCGCCGTGGCGGCCGGGAGGATCAGCGGACGCATAAAGAGATATCACATAAATAGCACCCGTTGGGCCGGTTTCGGAGATCGCGACCTCGGGCGGCCGGTTCAGCGGGTCGCCGACCGCCACCACCCGACGACCTCCTCGGCCACCCCCGGCGCGGCCACCAGCAGGACCTCCGGCGGCGGATCGCCTCGGCGGTCGTCGGCGGCCGAAGGTCGGCGGATCACCGCACCGGCCTCCGAAGCAAGGGCCAGCGCGCCCGCGACGTCGCGTTCCGGACAGCCGTGCAGCACGGCGGCGCTCACATGACCGAGCGCCACCTGCGTGATCGCCAGCGCGGAGCAGCCGAGGACCCGCACCCCGGCGTGTGCCTGGGCGGCGAGCCTGGTGAACTCGATCAGGCCCGGCCAGAGACCGGTGCGGGTCAACTCCGTGCACACCACCGCCCCGGCCGTGGAGCTCCGCCCGCCGCCGAGCGTCACCGGGACGCCGTTCGCCCGCATGCCCCGCCCGCGCGCTCCCGCGTAGACCTGGCCCCGGAACGGGTCCGCGACGGCGCCGACCAGCGGCCCGGTCTCGTCGAGCATCGCCAGGCTGTAGGCACACCAGGGCACGCCCGCCACGAAGTTCGCGTTGCCGTCGACGGCACTGACCAGCCAACGCCGGGAACTCGACCGGACGACGCCGTCGAGGCCGGGTGGGTCCGCGCCCGCCGGATCGCCGTCCGCGCCGATCAGCGGGATGTCGGGGAAGTGCTCGGCGAGCACTCGGCGGGTGTGCCGTTCCAGCGTGCGATGGGTGTCGGTCACCCAGTCGAACGGCGAGTCACGTGCGGCGGGCCGGGCACCGCGGCCCGCCTTGGCGATGATGACGTCGGCGGCGTCGCCCGCGAGGCGCCCGGCGATCTCCAGCGCCCGGGACAACAGCCCGGGGTCCATCGGCTGCCCTGACACGGACGGCATGAGGGTCATGCCGCCTTATCGTGACGTCCGCCGGTGTCTCCGATGCGACCAGAAGATGACGTGCGCCAGATCACTGAGCCAAGAGTTCGGATCATCGACCTTCCGGTCACCGCGTGCCCGCGCGGGCACGGTCTCGGCGCCGACCGACGCGCCCGGCGCGCCGACCGCCCGCGACGGCACGGGTTTCGAGACACGCCGAAGAGTTCGTCGGCGCGTCGTGGCGTGGCCGATGACGCCGATCACAGCTGATCACACAGGGTGCGACGGCGTTCACGGCGATGTCGCGGGACGGCAGCCGCCGTTCGGAGGTCTCCTCGGCGCCTTCGAGTCGCGGCCGTCCTCGCTCATGGCACCCCATGGCCTGCCCCGCCCCAGTAGGCTGAGCGGCGTGGTGAGGGCAGGCCTGGACAAGAATCCTCGGGAAGTCGCCGACATGTTCGACGGCGTCGCGGAGCACTACGACCGCACGAACACGGTGCTGACCGCCGGGATGGATCGTTACTGGCGTCGCGTCACCCTGGGGGCGCTGGCCCCGACTCCCGGCGAGCGGATTCTCGATCTCGCCGCGGGCACTGGGGTGTCCACCGTGGAGATCGGCCGGTCCGGCGCCTTCTGCGTCGCCGCGGACTTCTCCCTGGGGATGCTGCGTCGGGGCCGTGACCGCAAGGTGCCGATGGTCGCGGCGGACGGACTGGCGCTGCCCTTCGCCGACGGTGCCTTCGACGGCCTGACGATCATGTTCGCCCTGCGGAACTTCGCCGACACCGAGGGCGCGCTCCGGGAGATGCACCGGGTGGTGCGGCCGGGCGGCAGGCTGGTGATCTGCGAGTTCTCCACCCCGCCTTCGCCGCTGTTGCGCGAGCTCTACTTCAAGGGCGTGCTGACCGCGCTGCCGAAGGTCGCGAACCTGGTGGCCTCGAATCCGGTGGCCTACTCGTACCTGAGCGAGTCGATCCGTGCCTGGCCCGACCAGGAGGGCCTGGCGCGGCTGATCGGCGACGCGGGTTGGGAACGGGTCGCGTGGCGCGACCTCACCTTCGGGGCGGTCGCCGTGCACCGGGCCACGCGGTCGGCCTGAGTCCGCCGACCGGCCGGTGTGAAGCCTTCGTGAGTTTCGTCTCGATCTCGCGCCCGCAGGGGTGCGCGGTCGCCGTCTCGGCGGTTCGACATGGGCGGCGTCCTCGATGTGGAGGGCGGCCGATCAAGATCGAGAGGACGCCGCGGTCGCGAGGGGTCGCGCCGTGATCGACATCGAGCGGATCCGCTGATCAGGCATGGTCGTCGCGTGTCCGCGGAGGCTGCCTCGCCCCGGTCCGAGGTCGAGTGAGCGCCTCGCGGCGGAGCCCGTCCGGAAGAGGCAGGCCGACGGGCCGCCACGGGAGGCCGGCGCCTGAACGCTCCAGTGGCGGCGTGACCTAGACTCCCCGCAGACTTAGTGAACTCGTTCACAAGGAGCGGAATGAGCGGGGGCGATGACGTGACCTCATCGGGACAGACCGACAGGCGTCGCGCCGGTGACGACGCCCAGGTCATCGTGGTCGGGGCGGGCCCGGCGGGCGCGACCATGGCCGCGTACCTGGCCAGGGCGGGCGTCGACGTCCTGATGCTGGAGAAGTCGACCTTCCCCCGGGAGAAGGTCTGCGGTGACGGACTCACCCCTCGCGGGGTCAAGCAGCTCATCGACCTCGGCATCGACACCAGCGAAGAGGCGGGCTGGCTGCACAACAAGGGCCTGCGCGTCCTCGGTGGCGGCGTGACGATGGAACTGGACTGGCCGCAGCTGGCCACCTTCCCGCCCTACGGCGTCGTCCGCCCCCGACAGGACTTCGACCAGCTGCTCGCCGACCATGCGGTCCGCGCGGGCGCCAGGATGCTCCAGAACACCACCGTCACCGGCGCCGTCGTCGAAGACCGCACCGGTCGGGTCACCGGTGTCCGGGCCAAGACCGGCCCCGAGCGCACGCAGGTCGCCTACCGCGCGCCGCTGGTGATCGCCTGCGACGGCGTCTCGGCCCGGCTGGCGCTGTCGGTGGGCATCGATAAGCGGGACGACCGCCCGATGGGCGTCGCCGTCCGCCGGTACTACCGCAGTCCCCGGACCAACGACGACTACCTGGAGTCCCACCTCGAGCTGTGGGACCGCAGCGACCCGGGCGAGCCCCGGCTGCTGCCCGGATACGGCTGGCTGTTCCCGGTCGGCGACGGCACGGTGAACGCGGGCCTGGGCATCCTCTCCACGTCCAAGGCCTACGGCAGGACCGACTACCGGGCGCTGATGAAGACCTGGCTGGCGGGCACGCCCGAGGAATGGGGCTTCCGCGAGGAGAACGCCGTCGGGAAGATCCAGGGCGCCGCGCTGCCGATGGGCTTCAACCGGACCCCGCACTACCAGGCCGGTCTCCTGCTGGTCGGCGACGCGGGCGGGATGGTGAACCCCTTCAACGGCGAGGGGATCGCGTATGCCATGGAGTCGGCCAAGCTGGCCGCCGACTGTGTGATCCACGCGCTGGCCCGACCCACCGCCGCGTCGCGGGAACAGGCCCTGCGGCACTACCCCGTCGCGGTCCGGCAGGCGCTGGGCGGCTACTACCGCATGGGCGGCATCTTCTCGAAGCTGATCGGAAACCCGCTGGTCATGCGCGTCGCGACCCGATACGGGATGCCGATCGAACCCCTGATGCGTCGGTTCGTGCTGAAGCTGCTCGCGGGTCTCTACGACCCGAAGGACGGCGACGTGATGGACCGGTTGATCACCACCGCCACGCGGCTGACCCCCAGCGCGTGAAACCGGCAGGCAGGCAGCGGTTCGGCCTGCGGCGCACAGCCATCACTTAGGGCTGCCTAACAAGAACGAGACCGAAACCCACCCCTTAGGGTTCCAGCGGATGGCGGCTCAGCCACCCTGGATGGCAAGGATGAAAGGACGGCGGACGACGTGTTGGAGTCTTACCTCCCGCTCGTGTTGCTGTTCGCGTTGGCGGCTCTGTTCGCCTTGTTCTCGGTGACGGCAGCTCCATACATCGGGCCGCGCCGCTACAACAGGGCCAAGCTCGACGCGTACGAGTGCGGGATCGAACCCTCTCCGCAGCCGGTCGTCGGCGGTGGCCGGGTCCCGGTCAAGTTCTACCTGACCGGCATGTTGTTCATCCTGTTCGACGTCGAGGTCGTCTTCCTCTACCCCTACGCCGTGGCCCACGAGGCACTGGGTGTGTTCGGACTCTTCGCGGTCGGGACCTTCCTCATCGCCGTCACGATCGCCTTCGTCTACGAGTGGCGACTCGGCGGCCTGGACTGGGATTAGTCGAGCAGCAGCGGTCGTCGGGGAGGAACGCGAGAGACCATGGGACTTGAAGAGAAACTGCCGAACGGCATCCTGCTGACCAGCGTGGAGAAGCTGGTCAACTGGACGCGCAAGACGTCGATGTGGCCCGCCACCTTCGGGTTGGCCTGCTGCGCGATCGAGATGATGACCTCCGGCGGATCGCGCTACGACATCGCGCGCTTCGGCATGGAGCGGTTCAGCGCCACCCCGCGCCAGGCGGATCTGATGATCGTGGCGGGCCGGGTCACCAACAAGATGGCCCCGGTGCTGCGGCAGATCTACGACCAGATGCCGGAGCCGCGCTGGGTGCTGGCGATGGGCGTCTGCGCCTCGACCGGAGGCATGTTCAACAACTACGCGGTGGTGCAGGGCGTCGACCACGTCGTGCCGGTGGACATGTACCTGCCCGGCTGTCCGCCCCGCCCCGAGATGCTGCTGGACGCGATCCTGAAGCTGCACGCGAAGGTGATGGACGAGCCGCTCGGCCCGAAGCGCGCCGCCGTGCTCGCCGAGAGCGGCCACCGCACCGAACTGGTGCCCTCCTCGGTTCGTTATGCGAAGAAGAAGTGAGCGGGTGAGGCACTCGTGAGTGACGAGATCGACAAGAAGCTTCCGGACCGAGGTCCGCTCGCGGGCGACGGCAGCCTCAGCTCCGCCGAGCTCAGCAGCCGGGACGAGGCCGAGCACGAGGCACGCGGCGGCGTCGTCGCAGGACGAGCCCGGCAGGGCATGTTCGGCGTGCGCGGCAGCGGTGACACCAGCGGCTACGGCGGCCTCCGGCTGCCCGCCTACGTCCCGCCCGCCGCGGAGCGGCCGTTCGGCGGCTGGTTCGACGAGATGACCGACGAGCTGTATCTCGCGTTCGGGGAACGCGGCATCCCGGCGGACGCGATCCAGCAGATCACCATCGACCGCGGTGAGATCACCTTCTACCTGCGGCGTGAGCACCTGCTGGAGACCTGTCGAACGCTGCGTGACGACCCGGCGCTGCGCTTCGAGCTGTGCAGCTCGGTGTCCGGAGTGGACTACGGCGTCGACGTGCCGATGCGCCTGCACTCGGTGTACCACCTGACCTCGATGACGTACCGGCGGCGCATCCGCCTGGAGGTCGCCGTCGACGTCGACGACCCGCACATCCCCAGCGTCGTCGAGGTGTATCCGACGGCGGACTGGCAGGAGCGCGAGGCCTGGGACATGTTCGGCATCGTCTACGACGGTCACCCGGCGCTGACCCGAATCCTGATGCCCGACGACTGGGACGGCCACCCGCAGCGCAAGGACTACCCGCTCGGCGGAATCCCGGTGGAGTACAAGGGCGCGGAGATCCCGCCGCCGGACCAGCGGAGGTCCTACTCATGAGCAGAACGCACAGCACCAGCCCCGAGGCCGAGGGCGGCGACACGGTCGCCGACGTCACCACGGGCACCGACACCAGCCCGGCGGGACAGTCCGGCGGCCGCGACCCGTACGAGGCCACCTCGCGGCGGACCACCGAGGGTCAGGTCTACAACGTCAGCGGCGGCGACTGGGACGAGATCCCGACCTCCGCCGACAACGACGAGCGCATCGTCATCAACATGGGCCCTCAGCACCCGTCCACGCACGGCGTGCTGCGGCTCGTGCTGGAGCTCGAAGGCGAGACCGTCACCGAGTCCCGTGCGGTGATCGGCTACCTGCACACCGGCATCGAGAAGAACACCGAGTACCGGACCTGGACGCAGGGCGTCACGTTCGTGACGCGGATGGACTATCTCGCGCCGCTGCACAACGAGACCGCCTACTGCCTCGGCGTGGAGAAGCTGCTCGGCATCACCGCACCGCGTCGCGCCGACATCATCCGTGTGCTGCTCATGGAGCTCAACCGGATGAGCTCGCACCTGGTCTACCTGGCCACCGGCGGCATGGAGCTCGGCTCCACCACCGGCATGGTGTTCGGCTTCCGGGAGCGCGAGGAGGTCCTGCACCTCCTGGAGTTCCTGACCGGCCTGCGGATGAACCACGCCTTCATCCGACCCGGCGGCACCGCGCAGGACCTCCCCGTGGGCTATGAGAAGAAGATCCGCGACTTCCTGAAGGTCATGGAGAAGCGGATGAAGGACTACGACAACCTGTTCACGGGCCAGCCGATCTGGCGGCGCAGGCTGGGCGGCGTCGGGTACCTCTCGCTGGACGGCTGTCTCCAGCTCGGCGTCACCGGACCGATCCTGCGCTCCGCCGGACTGGCCTGGGACCTGCGCAAGGTCCAGCCGTACTGCGGGTACGAGGAGTACGAGTTCGACGTCCCGACGCTCACCGAGGGCGACGCCTTCGCGAGGTATCTCCTGCGTGTCGAGGAGATCCACCAGTCGATGCGCATCATCGAGCAGACGTTGCCCAAGCTCGCGGAGACCGAGGGCGAGCCGGTGATGGTCGCCGACGGCAAGATCGCCTGGCCCGCGAAGCTCACCATCGGTCCGGACGGCCTCGGCAACTCGCTGGAGCACGTGCGCAAGATCATGGGCCAGTCGATGGAGTCGTTGATCCATCACTTCAAGCTGGTCACCGAGGGCTTCGACGTGCCTGCGGGCCAGGTCTACGTGCCGGTCGAGTCGCCCCGCGGCGAACTGGGCTACCACCTGGTCTCCGACGGCGGCACCCGACCGATGCGCGTGCACGTCAGGGAGCCGAGCTTCGTGAACCTCCAGGCGTTCCCGGCGATGACCGAGGGCGGCCTGATCGCGGACGCCATCGTGTCGGTGGCCTCAATCGACCCGGTGATGGGTGGTGTGGACCGGTGACGAGTCATTCCGAGCAGGCCGCCGAGGCGGGCGCGCGGACGAGCGGTACGACGGCGGACACGGCGGAGACCGCCCGGCCGATCGAGCAGCCCGACGCCGCCCTGTTCGACGGTATCCGGGAGAAGGCCGCGCAGGTCGTCGCCCGCTATCCGCAGTCCCGGTCGGCGCTGCTGCCGCTGCTGCACCTGGTGCAGTCCGTCGAGGGCTGTGTCACGCAGGCGGGCATCGCGTTCTGCGCCGAGCAGCTTGATCTGAGCACCGCCGAGGTCAGCGCGGTGGCGACGTTCTACACGATGTACAAGCGTCGACCGTGCGGTGAGCATCTGGTCAGCGTGTGCACCAACGCGTTGTGCGCCACGCTGGGCGGCGACGACGTCTATGCCAGGCTCAAGGAGCGGCTGGGCGTCGGTCACGAGGAGACCGCGGGCGAGCCGGGCACGCCGGGCTCGATCACCCTGGAGCACGCCGAGTGTCTGGCGGCCTGCGACCTGGGGCCGGTCCTCCAGGTGAACTACGAGTACTTCGACAACCAGACGCCGGAGTCGGCGCTGGAACTCGTGGAGGCGTTGCAGCGCGGTGAGCGCCCGACCCCGACCAGGGGCGCGCCGCTCACCGACTTCAAGCAGGCGGAGCTCCAGCTCGCGGGCTTCTTCGAGGGGCGCGACTCCGACATCGCGGGACCGTCGGCCTCCGACGAGACGGTGCGGGGAGCACGGATCGCGGCCGAGCGGAGCTGGACCGCACCGCCGATGCCGGAGGACGCCGAGCTTCCTCCGGTCCCGGAGAAGAAGTGATGCGCGCGTCGAGACCCGTAGGGCTGTCGAGAACCGCGTGGTGTCCGACGCCGGTCGGCTGGCGCCGGGTGGGCAAGCAGGGAGTAGAACGGCGATGAGTGAACCGAACTCGACGAAGACCTCGTCGAACGGGGTGGCACCCCTGACCCCGGTGCTGACCCGTCGGTGGCTGTCCCCCGAGTCGTGGGGGCTGCGCACCTACGAGCAGCTGGAGGGCTACTCGGCGCTGCGCAAGGCACTGGGCGCCCACCCCGACCAGCTCATCACCTTGATGAAGGACTCCGGGCTGCGCGGTCGTGGCGGTGCGGGCTTCCCCACCGGCATGAAGTGGGGCTTCATCCCGCAGGGCGACGGCAAGCCGCACTACCTCGTGATCAACGCGGACGAGGGCGAGCCGGGCACCTGCAAGGACGTCCCGCTGATGATGGCGGACCCGCACTCGTTGATCGAGGGCGTCGTCATCACGTCGTACGCGATCCGGGCGAACTTCGCCGCGATCTACGTGCGCGGCGAGGCGCTGCACTGCATCCGCAGGCTGACGGCCGCGGTGAACGAGGCCTACCGCGCGGGCTACCTGGGCAAGAACATCCTGGGCTCCGGATTCGATCTCGACGTCGTGGTGCACGCGGGTGCGGGCGCCTACATCTGCGGCGAGGAGACCGCGCTGCTCGACTCGCTGGAGGGCAAGCGCGGCCAGCCGAGGCTGAAGCCGCCGTTCCCGGCGACCGCGGGCCTCTACTCCTCGCCCACTGTGGTGAACAACGTCGAGACGATCGCGAGTGTTCCCTACATCGTCAACGGCGGCTCCGACTGGTTCCGGAAGATGGGCCGGGAGCGCTCGCCGGGGCCGAAGATCTACTCGCTGTCCGGACACGTGGAGCGGCCCGGCCAGTACGAGGCGCCGATGGGCACCACGCTGCGGGAGCTGCTGGAACTCGCGGGCGGCATGAAGGACGGCATCCCGCTGAAGTTCTGGACGCCGGGCGGCTCCTCCACCCCGCTGTTCACCGCCGAGCACCTCGACGTCCCGCTGGACTTCGAGGGCGCCGCGGAGGCCGGGTCGATGCTGGGCACCACCGCCCTGCAGATCTTCAACGAGACGGTCTCGGTGCCGTGGGCCGTGATGAAGTGGACCGAGTTCTACAAGCACGAGTCCTGCGGTAAGTGCACCCCCTGCCGGGAGGGCACCTACTGGCTGGTGCAGATCCTGCAGCGGATGGTCCGAGGCGAGGGCCTGGAGTCCGACATCGAGACGCTGCTCGACGTCTGCGACAACATCCTCGGCCGCTCGTTCTGCGCGCTGGGCGACGGCGCGGTGAGCCCGATCACCAGCGCGATCAAGTACTTCAAGCAGGAGTTCCTCGACCTCTGCGAGAAGAACAGGAATGGCACCGCGGCCGACCCCGCGAGTCCCGCTCTGGCAGGAGCCCGCTGATGACCTCTGTTGAGAACAAGACCGATGCCGCGCCGGTGCCCGAGGGACACGTCCGGCTGACCATCGACGGCATCGAGGTCGACGCGCCGAAGGGCGAGCTGCTGATCCGCACGGCGGAGCGGCTGGGCATCGTCGTGCCCCGGTTCTGCGACCACCCGCTCCTCGACCCGGCCGGCGCCTGCCGCCAGTGTCTGGTCGACGTGGAGATGGGCGGCCGGAAGATGCCCAAGCCGCAGGCCTCCTGCACGATGACCGTGGCCGACGGCATGGTCGTCAACACCCAGCGCACCTCGCCGGTGGCGGACAAGGCGCAGCAGGGCGTCATGGAGCTGCTGCTCATCAACCATCCGCTGGACTGCCCGATCTGCGACAAGGGCGGCGAATGCCCGTTGCAGAACCAGGCGCTCAAGCACGGCCGCACGGATTCGCGGTTCCACGAGCACAAGCGGACCTTCGCCAAGCCGCTCGCGGTCTCCAGCCAGGTTCTGCTGGACCGGGAGCGCTGCGTGCTCTGCCAGCGCTGCACCAGGTTCTCCAAGGAGATCGCGGGCGACAGCTTCCTCGACCTGCTCGAGCGCGGTGCGCAGCAGCAGATCGGCACGGCGTCGACGGCGGTGACCGAGGGCGGCATCACCGCCAGCGGCGGCCTGACCCTGCTGGAGGGCGGCGAGTCCGCCGCGGTGGCGGGCGGCGACCAGAGCTACTTCTCCGGCAACACCATTCAGATCTGCCCGGTGGGCGCGCTGACCAGCGCCGCCTACCGGTTCCGGGCGCGTCCCTTCGACCTCGTGTCGACGCCCGGCGTCTGCGAACACTGCTCCTCCGGCTGCGCCGAGCGCACCGACTGGCGGCGGGGCAAGGTCACTCGCAAGCTCGCGGGCGACGACCCCGAGGTCAACGAGGAATGGCTGTGTGACAAGGGCCGGTTCGCGTTCCGCTACACCACGGCGCCGAACCGGCTGCGTCGCCCGCAGGTGCGTGACGCCGAGACCGGTCTGCTGCGGGACGCCTCATGGACCGAGGCGCTGCGGGTGGCCGCCGACGGCCTGACCGCGGCCCGAGAGGGCCGGGGCGCCGCCGTGCTGACGGGCGGCAGGCTCACCGTCGAGGACGCCTACGCCTACAGCAAGTTCGCCCGGATCGCCCTGAACACCAACGACATCGACTTCCGCGCGCGGCCGCACTCGGCCGAGGAGCTGGCGTTCCTCGGCTCGCAGGTGGTCGGCAGCACGCCGGAGTCGGGCGGGGTCACGTTCGCCTCGCTCGAGGCCGCGCCCGCGGTGCTGTGCGTGGCCTTCGAGCCCGAGGACGAGGCGCCCATCGTCTTCCTGCGGCTGCGTAAGGCCGCGCGGAAGAAGGGCACCAAGGTCTTCCACCTCGGACAGTGGTCCACGCCGGGCGTGCGCAAGACCACCGACCGACTGAACCCCGGCAGGCCAGACCCCGGCGGCGGGCTGCTCGCCTGCGTTCCCGGCGGCGAGGCGGCGGCGCTCGACGCGTTGCCGACCCATGCCGAGGACATCGAGAGCGCGCTGACCTCCTCGAACGCCGTGATCCTCGTCGGCGAGCGTGCCGCGGAGGTGCCCGGCCTGTTCTCCGCGGTGCTGCGACTCACCGAACGGACCGGGGCCAGGGCCGCCTGGATTCCGCGACGTGCTGGTGAGCGTGGGGCGCTGGAGGCGGGTGCGGTCCCGACCCTGCTGCCCGGCGGCAGGCCCGTCACCGACGAGACCGCCCGCAACGAGGTCGAGCTGGCCTGGGGGCTTCAGGCGGGGACGCTGCCCGCGACCCCGGGTCGCGACACCTCGGCGGTGCTCGCCGCCGCCGCGGCGGGCGAGCTCGACGCCCTGGTGGTCGGCGGTGTCGACCCCGACGACCTGGCGGACCCAGAGCTGGCCGAGCGCGCCTTGAACAAGGTCGGCTTCCTGGTCAGCCTGGAGCTGCGCAGCAGCGCGGTCACCGAACGCGCCGACGTCGTGCTCCCGATCGCTCCCTCGGTGGAGAAGTCGGGCAGCTACCTCAACTGGGAGGGACGCGAGCGGCCGTTCGTCACGACGATCGACGGCACCGGCGTGCTGCCGGACTGTCGGGTGCTGGACACGCTGGCCGTCGAGATGGACGCCGACCTGTTCACGCAGACGCCTGCCGCCTCGGCGGGCGACCTCGCCCGGCTCGGCCGCCACGACGGCACCAGGCCGCCCGCGCCGACCGTGGCGCCCGCGACCCGGCGCGTGCCGACGGCCGACCAGCTCACGCTGGCGACCTGGCGGCAGATGCTGGACAACGGTTCTCTCCAGGAGGAGGAGCCGAACCTGGCGGGCACCGCCCGCACCCCGGTCGCGCGTCTGTCGCCCGCGACCAGCGCCC
This genomic stretch from Actinoalloteichus hoggarensis harbors:
- a CDS encoding inositol monophosphatase family protein, translated to MTLMPSVSGQPMDPGLLSRALEIAGRLAGDAADVIIAKAGRGARPAARDSPFDWVTDTHRTLERHTRRVLAEHFPDIPLIGADGDPAGADPPGLDGVVRSSSRRWLVSAVDGNANFVAGVPWCAYSLAMLDETGPLVGAVADPFRGQVYAGARGRGMRANGVPVTLGGGRSSTAGAVVCTELTRTGLWPGLIEFTRLAAQAHAGVRVLGCSALAITQVALGHVSAAVLHGCPERDVAGALALASEAGAVIRRPSAADDRRGDPPPEVLLVAAPGVAEEVVGWWRSATR
- a CDS encoding demethylmenaquinone methyltransferase, whose product is MVRAGLDKNPREVADMFDGVAEHYDRTNTVLTAGMDRYWRRVTLGALAPTPGERILDLAAGTGVSTVEIGRSGAFCVAADFSLGMLRRGRDRKVPMVAADGLALPFADGAFDGLTIMFALRNFADTEGALREMHRVVRPGGRLVICEFSTPPSPLLRELYFKGVLTALPKVANLVASNPVAYSYLSESIRAWPDQEGLARLIGDAGWERVAWRDLTFGAVAVHRATRSA
- a CDS encoding geranylgeranyl reductase family protein — protein: MSGGDDVTSSGQTDRRRAGDDAQVIVVGAGPAGATMAAYLARAGVDVLMLEKSTFPREKVCGDGLTPRGVKQLIDLGIDTSEEAGWLHNKGLRVLGGGVTMELDWPQLATFPPYGVVRPRQDFDQLLADHAVRAGARMLQNTTVTGAVVEDRTGRVTGVRAKTGPERTQVAYRAPLVIACDGVSARLALSVGIDKRDDRPMGVAVRRYYRSPRTNDDYLESHLELWDRSDPGEPRLLPGYGWLFPVGDGTVNAGLGILSTSKAYGRTDYRALMKTWLAGTPEEWGFREENAVGKIQGAALPMGFNRTPHYQAGLLLVGDAGGMVNPFNGEGIAYAMESAKLAADCVIHALARPTAASREQALRHYPVAVRQALGGYYRMGGIFSKLIGNPLVMRVATRYGMPIEPLMRRFVLKLLAGLYDPKDGDVMDRLITTATRLTPSA
- a CDS encoding NADH-quinone oxidoreductase subunit A, whose product is MLESYLPLVLLFALAALFALFSVTAAPYIGPRRYNRAKLDAYECGIEPSPQPVVGGGRVPVKFYLTGMLFILFDVEVVFLYPYAVAHEALGVFGLFAVGTFLIAVTIAFVYEWRLGGLDWD
- a CDS encoding NuoB/complex I 20 kDa subunit family protein; translated protein: MGLEEKLPNGILLTSVEKLVNWTRKTSMWPATFGLACCAIEMMTSGGSRYDIARFGMERFSATPRQADLMIVAGRVTNKMAPVLRQIYDQMPEPRWVLAMGVCASTGGMFNNYAVVQGVDHVVPVDMYLPGCPPRPEMLLDAILKLHAKVMDEPLGPKRAAVLAESGHRTELVPSSVRYAKKK
- a CDS encoding NADH-quinone oxidoreductase subunit C, translated to MSDEIDKKLPDRGPLAGDGSLSSAELSSRDEAEHEARGGVVAGRARQGMFGVRGSGDTSGYGGLRLPAYVPPAAERPFGGWFDEMTDELYLAFGERGIPADAIQQITIDRGEITFYLRREHLLETCRTLRDDPALRFELCSSVSGVDYGVDVPMRLHSVYHLTSMTYRRRIRLEVAVDVDDPHIPSVVEVYPTADWQEREAWDMFGIVYDGHPALTRILMPDDWDGHPQRKDYPLGGIPVEYKGAEIPPPDQRRSYS
- a CDS encoding NADH-quinone oxidoreductase subunit D is translated as MSRTHSTSPEAEGGDTVADVTTGTDTSPAGQSGGRDPYEATSRRTTEGQVYNVSGGDWDEIPTSADNDERIVINMGPQHPSTHGVLRLVLELEGETVTESRAVIGYLHTGIEKNTEYRTWTQGVTFVTRMDYLAPLHNETAYCLGVEKLLGITAPRRADIIRVLLMELNRMSSHLVYLATGGMELGSTTGMVFGFREREEVLHLLEFLTGLRMNHAFIRPGGTAQDLPVGYEKKIRDFLKVMEKRMKDYDNLFTGQPIWRRRLGGVGYLSLDGCLQLGVTGPILRSAGLAWDLRKVQPYCGYEEYEFDVPTLTEGDAFARYLLRVEEIHQSMRIIEQTLPKLAETEGEPVMVADGKIAWPAKLTIGPDGLGNSLEHVRKIMGQSMESLIHHFKLVTEGFDVPAGQVYVPVESPRGELGYHLVSDGGTRPMRVHVREPSFVNLQAFPAMTEGGLIADAIVSVASIDPVMGGVDR
- the nuoE gene encoding NADH-quinone oxidoreductase subunit NuoE encodes the protein MEQPDAALFDGIREKAAQVVARYPQSRSALLPLLHLVQSVEGCVTQAGIAFCAEQLDLSTAEVSAVATFYTMYKRRPCGEHLVSVCTNALCATLGGDDVYARLKERLGVGHEETAGEPGTPGSITLEHAECLAACDLGPVLQVNYEYFDNQTPESALELVEALQRGERPTPTRGAPLTDFKQAELQLAGFFEGRDSDIAGPSASDETVRGARIAAERSWTAPPMPEDAELPPVPEKK
- the nuoF gene encoding NADH-quinone oxidoreductase subunit NuoF produces the protein MSEPNSTKTSSNGVAPLTPVLTRRWLSPESWGLRTYEQLEGYSALRKALGAHPDQLITLMKDSGLRGRGGAGFPTGMKWGFIPQGDGKPHYLVINADEGEPGTCKDVPLMMADPHSLIEGVVITSYAIRANFAAIYVRGEALHCIRRLTAAVNEAYRAGYLGKNILGSGFDLDVVVHAGAGAYICGEETALLDSLEGKRGQPRLKPPFPATAGLYSSPTVVNNVETIASVPYIVNGGSDWFRKMGRERSPGPKIYSLSGHVERPGQYEAPMGTTLRELLELAGGMKDGIPLKFWTPGGSSTPLFTAEHLDVPLDFEGAAEAGSMLGTTALQIFNETVSVPWAVMKWTEFYKHESCGKCTPCREGTYWLVQILQRMVRGEGLESDIETLLDVCDNILGRSFCALGDGAVSPITSAIKYFKQEFLDLCEKNRNGTAADPASPALAGAR